The proteins below are encoded in one region of Brachyspira intermedia PWS/A:
- the trpB gene encoding tryptophan synthase subunit beta, with product MKNSDKGFFGKFGGRFVPEALEKLLIELEEAFLHYINDKEFLSELEELRSDFLGRPTPLMYAKNLSEKIGGAKIYVKLEGLAHTGAHKINNSIGQALLAKKMGKKKIIAETGAGQHGLATAAACAKLGLECSIYMGEIDVKRQQPNVASMELYGANVVSVTKGGRGLKDAVDAALEDWVKDLKDTHYLLGSAVGPSPYPDIVRTFQSVIGRELDKQIQERNLNVKALIACVGGGSNAIGFFEPFIERENPKLIAVEAGGISMNLGENAIRMTNPYAKDIAAQGYMSKFILKEDGEISETMSISAGLDYPGVGPQLAYLGESGRIEFTYATDKEAINAVKEFAKNEGVIFALESAHAGAKAIEYAKQYTKDDVIIVNMSGRGDKDIFITSPIFRPDKWKEFLKSELERLEKNIDIHKF from the coding sequence ATGAAGAACAGTGATAAAGGTTTTTTCGGTAAATTCGGAGGAAGATTTGTACCGGAAGCATTAGAAAAATTATTAATTGAATTGGAAGAGGCTTTCCTGCATTATATTAATGATAAAGAATTTTTAAGCGAGCTTGAAGAATTGAGATCTGATTTTCTAGGCAGACCTACACCATTAATGTACGCCAAAAACTTGTCAGAGAAAATTGGCGGAGCAAAGATATATGTCAAACTAGAAGGGCTTGCTCATACAGGGGCACATAAAATTAATAATTCTATAGGACAGGCATTACTTGCCAAAAAGATGGGTAAGAAGAAGATTATAGCAGAAACCGGAGCCGGACAGCATGGACTTGCCACCGCTGCAGCCTGTGCCAAATTAGGACTTGAATGCTCTATTTATATGGGTGAAATAGATGTAAAAAGACAGCAGCCTAATGTAGCTTCTATGGAGTTATACGGTGCTAATGTAGTATCCGTTACTAAAGGAGGACGCGGACTTAAAGATGCTGTTGATGCGGCATTAGAAGATTGGGTTAAAGATTTAAAAGATACTCATTATTTACTTGGAAGTGCTGTTGGCCCTAGCCCTTATCCTGATATTGTAAGAACTTTTCAATCTGTAATAGGAAGAGAATTGGATAAACAGATACAGGAAAGGAATTTAAATGTTAAAGCATTGATAGCATGTGTTGGAGGCGGTTCTAATGCTATAGGATTTTTTGAGCCTTTTATAGAGAGAGAAAATCCAAAACTAATAGCTGTAGAAGCTGGCGGAATAAGTATGAATCTTGGAGAAAATGCTATTAGAATGACAAATCCTTATGCCAAAGATATTGCTGCTCAGGGATATATGAGTAAATTTATCTTAAAAGAAGACGGAGAAATATCTGAAACCATGTCTATATCTGCAGGACTTGATTATCCAGGAGTTGGTCCTCAGCTTGCATATTTAGGAGAATCCGGAAGAATAGAATTTACTTATGCTACAGATAAAGAAGCAATAAATGCAGTAAAAGAATTCGCAAAAAATGAAGGTGTTATATTTGCATTAGAAAGTGCCCATGCCGGTGCTAAAGCTATAGAATATGCGAAGCAGTACACTAAAGATGATGTTATTATAGTTAATATGTCAGGCAGAGGAGATAAAGATATATTCATAACCTCACCTATTTTCAGACCTGATAAATGGAAAGAATTCTTAAAAAGTGAATTAGAAAGATTAGAAAAAAATATAGATATTCACAAATTTTAA